A section of the Quatrionicoccus australiensis genome encodes:
- the ahcY gene encoding adenosylhomocysteinase codes for MAEFKDYVIADINLADWGRKEILIAEGEMPGLMAIREEFAKTQPLKGARITGSLHMTIQTAVLIETLTALGAEVRWASCNIFSTQDHAAAAIAAQNIPVFAVKGETLVDYWDYTHRIFEWTDGGYSNMILDDGGDATLLLHLGARAEQDISLLAKPGSEEETILFAAIKAKLAVDPTWYSVRLAQIKGVTEETTTGVHRLYQMHARGELKFPGINVNDSVTKSKFDNLYGCRESLVDGIKRATDVMIAGKVALIIGYGDVGKGCAQAMRALSAQVWVTEIDPICALQAAMEGYRVVTTEFAADKADIFVTTTGNFHVITHDHMAAMKNNAIVCNIGHFDNEIDVASIEKYQWEEIKPQVDHVIFPDGKRIILLAKGRLVNLGCGTGHPSYVMSSSFANQTIAQIELWSEAVKGSNKYPVGVYTLPKHLDEKVARLQLKTLNAQLSELTDEQAAYISVPKEGPYKADHYRY; via the coding sequence GTGGCTGAATTCAAAGACTACGTCATCGCTGACATCAACCTTGCCGACTGGGGTCGCAAGGAAATCCTCATTGCCGAAGGCGAAATGCCCGGCCTGATGGCCATTCGCGAAGAATTCGCGAAGACCCAGCCGCTCAAGGGCGCGCGCATCACCGGTTCGCTGCACATGACCATCCAGACCGCCGTGCTGATCGAGACGCTGACCGCGCTCGGCGCCGAAGTGCGCTGGGCCTCGTGCAACATCTTCTCGACGCAGGACCACGCTGCTGCCGCCATCGCCGCGCAGAACATCCCGGTCTTCGCCGTCAAGGGCGAAACCCTGGTCGATTACTGGGATTACACCCACCGCATTTTCGAGTGGACCGACGGCGGCTATTCCAACATGATCCTCGACGACGGCGGCGATGCCACCCTGCTGCTGCATCTAGGCGCCCGTGCCGAGCAGGACATCTCCCTGCTCGCCAAGCCGGGCTCGGAAGAAGAAACCATCCTCTTCGCTGCGATCAAGGCCAAGCTGGCCGTCGATCCGACCTGGTACTCGGTGCGTCTGGCCCAGATCAAGGGCGTCACCGAGGAAACCACCACCGGCGTGCATCGCCTGTACCAGATGCATGCGCGCGGCGAACTCAAGTTCCCGGGCATCAACGTCAATGACTCGGTGACCAAGTCCAAGTTCGACAACCTCTATGGCTGCCGCGAATCGCTGGTCGACGGCATCAAGCGCGCCACCGACGTGATGATCGCCGGCAAGGTTGCCCTCATCATCGGTTACGGCGACGTCGGCAAGGGCTGTGCCCAGGCCATGCGCGCCCTGTCGGCCCAGGTCTGGGTCACCGAAATCGATCCGATCTGTGCCCTGCAGGCCGCGATGGAAGGCTACCGCGTCGTCACCACGGAATTTGCCGCCGACAAGGCCGACATCTTTGTTACCACGACCGGCAACTTCCACGTCATCACGCATGACCACATGGCCGCGATGAAGAACAACGCCATCGTCTGCAACATCGGCCACTTCGACAACGAAATCGACGTCGCCTCAATCGAGAAGTACCAGTGGGAAGAGATCAAGCCGCAAGTCGATCACGTGATCTTCCCGGACGGCAAGCGCATCATCCTGCTCGCCAAGGGCCGCCTGGTTAACCTCGGTTGCGGTACGGGCCATCCGTCCTACGTCATGTCGTCTTCGTTCGCGAATCAGACCATCGCCCAGATCGAACTGTGGAGCGAAGCCGTCAAGGGCTCCAACAAGTACCCGGTCGGCGTTTACACGCTGCCCAAGCACCTGGACGAAAAGGTCGCCCGTCTGCAA
- a CDS encoding HD-GYP domain-containing protein has translation MLKKISVEHVRLGMHLQAFCGAWLDHPFWRTKFVLTDPKDIVLIQESQIREIWIDLTKGLDIEPGEESGNQEASTAEEIPAPPPESIAKTSFNDEVKRAAKICARGKEAVVSMFQEARMGKAIEAEAAAPLVEEISNSVMRNPGALISLARLKTSDDYTFMHSVAVCALMIALSRQLGLSEEQTRDAGMAGLLHDLGKALMPHAILSKPGKLTDAEFAVIKTHPEEGHKLLLTGQGISDMVKDVCLHHHEKVDGSGYPKGLNGESISLFAKMGAVCDVYDAITSNRPYKAGWDPAESIKRMAEWKGHFDPQVFQAFVKSLGIYPIGSLVRLESGKLGVVTEQGEQSLLKPKVKVFFSTRAQAYIKPETIDLARSAEKIAGREDAEKWGIKDVDRYWAAETA, from the coding sequence ATGCTCAAGAAAATCTCCGTTGAACATGTTCGTCTCGGCATGCACCTGCAGGCATTCTGCGGCGCCTGGCTGGACCATCCGTTCTGGCGGACCAAATTCGTTCTGACCGATCCGAAGGACATCGTCCTGATCCAGGAAAGCCAGATCAGGGAAATCTGGATCGACCTGACGAAAGGCCTGGACATCGAGCCGGGCGAAGAAAGTGGCAATCAGGAGGCGTCGACCGCCGAGGAAATCCCTGCCCCCCCACCGGAAAGCATCGCCAAAACCTCCTTCAACGATGAAGTAAAACGCGCTGCCAAAATCTGCGCGCGCGGCAAGGAGGCGGTTGTTTCGATGTTCCAGGAAGCGCGCATGGGCAAAGCCATCGAGGCCGAAGCCGCGGCGCCGCTGGTCGAGGAAATTTCCAACTCGGTGATGCGCAATCCCGGCGCCCTGATCAGTCTGGCCCGATTGAAAACCTCGGACGACTACACCTTCATGCATTCGGTCGCCGTCTGCGCCCTGATGATTGCGCTCTCCCGCCAGCTTGGCCTGAGTGAAGAACAGACACGCGATGCCGGCATGGCCGGCCTGCTGCACGATCTCGGCAAGGCACTGATGCCGCACGCGATACTGAGCAAGCCAGGCAAGCTGACCGATGCCGAATTTGCCGTCATCAAGACCCATCCGGAAGAAGGCCACAAACTCCTATTAACGGGGCAGGGCATCAGCGACATGGTCAAGGATGTCTGCCTGCATCACCACGAAAAGGTCGATGGCAGCGGCTACCCGAAAGGACTGAACGGAGAGAGCATCAGCCTGTTCGCCAAGATGGGCGCCGTCTGCGACGTCTACGATGCGATCACCTCGAACCGCCCGTACAAGGCCGGCTGGGACCCGGCCGAATCGATCAAGCGCATGGCCGAATGGAAGGGCCATTTCGACCCGCAGGTCTTCCAGGCCTTCGTCAAGAGCCTGGGCATCTACCCGATCGGTTCGCTGGTTCGCCTCGAATCCGGCAAACTCGGCGTTGTTACCGAGCAAGGCGAACAATCGCTGCTCAAGCCCAAGGTCAAGGTCTTCTTTTCGACCAGAGCGCAGGCCTACATCAAACCCGAAACGATTGATCTGGCGCGCAGCGCCGAGAAAATCGCCGGCCGCGAGGATGCCGAAAAATGGGGAATCAAGGATGTCGACCGCTACTGGGCTGCCGAAACGGCCTGA
- the metK gene encoding methionine adenosyltransferase has protein sequence MSEYFFTSESVSEGHPDKVSDQISDAILDAILAQDKHSRVAAETLCNTGLVVLAGEITTNANVDYIQVARDTIKRIGYDNTEYGIDYKGCAVLVAYDKQSPDIAQGVDKAYDDNLNQGAGDQGLMFGYACDETPSLMPLPIYLSHRLVERQAMLRKDGRLPWARPDAKSQVTIKYVDGKPYCIDTVVLSTQHSPDISLEDLRESTIEQIIKPVLPKELIKGDIKFLVNPTGRFVVGGPQGDCGLTGRKIIVDTYGGAAPHGGGAFSGKDPSKVDRSAAYATRYVAKNIVAAGLASRCLVQVSYAIGVAEPTSIMVETYGTGKVSNETLTALIRKHFDLRPKGIVNMLDLLRPIYQKTAAYGHFGRDEPEFTWEATDRAAVLRNDAGL, from the coding sequence ATGAGCGAATATTTCTTCACCTCGGAGTCCGTTTCCGAAGGCCATCCGGACAAGGTTTCCGACCAGATTTCCGATGCCATCCTCGATGCCATCCTGGCCCAGGACAAGCATTCCCGCGTTGCCGCCGAAACCCTGTGCAACACCGGCCTGGTTGTTCTGGCCGGTGAAATCACCACCAACGCCAACGTCGATTACATCCAGGTGGCCCGCGACACCATCAAGCGCATCGGCTACGACAATACCGAATACGGTATCGACTACAAGGGTTGCGCCGTGCTCGTCGCCTACGACAAGCAGAGCCCGGACATCGCCCAGGGCGTGGACAAGGCCTACGACGACAACCTCAATCAGGGCGCCGGTGACCAGGGCCTGATGTTCGGCTACGCCTGTGACGAAACCCCGTCGCTGATGCCGCTGCCGATCTACCTGTCGCACCGCCTCGTCGAACGCCAGGCCATGCTGCGCAAGGATGGCCGCCTGCCGTGGGCGCGTCCGGATGCCAAGTCGCAAGTCACCATCAAGTACGTCGATGGCAAGCCCTACTGCATCGACACGGTCGTGCTGTCCACCCAGCACTCGCCCGACATCAGCCTGGAAGACCTGCGCGAATCGACCATCGAACAGATCATCAAGCCGGTGTTGCCGAAGGAACTGATCAAGGGCGACATCAAGTTCCTGGTCAACCCGACCGGCCGCTTCGTTGTCGGCGGCCCGCAAGGCGACTGCGGCCTGACCGGCCGCAAGATCATCGTCGACACCTACGGCGGTGCCGCACCGCATGGCGGCGGCGCCTTCTCCGGCAAGGACCCGTCCAAGGTCGACCGTTCCGCCGCCTACGCCACCCGCTACGTCGCCAAGAACATCGTCGCCGCCGGCCTCGCCTCGCGCTGCCTGGTGCAGGTTTCCTACGCCATCGGCGTTGCCGAACCGACCTCGATCATGGTCGAAACCTACGGCACCGGCAAAGTCAGCAACGAAACCCTGACCGCACTGATCCGCAAGCACTTCGATCTGCGCCCGAAGGGCATCGTCAACATGCTCGACCTGCTCCGCCCGATCTATCAGAAAACCGCCGCCTACGGCCACTTCGGCCGCGACGAACCGGAATTCACCTGGGAAGCGACGGATCGCGCGGCGGTGCTGCGCAACGACGCGGGGCTGTAA
- a CDS encoding lysophospholipid acyltransferase family protein, producing the protein MVSFFRFLGWLPLWLVHVLGGALGRLAYWLSPTYRRHLRENLAQAGIDPAVRLPAAAESGKQMLELSRIWMRTLDQACEQVVEVVGWEHVEAATASGKGIVFLTPHLGCFEITAQYLSSHFPITVLYRPPKNASFQYLIETGRQREQLHLAPADLSGVRSLIKALKRGQAIGLLPDQAPKTGEGVWLDFFGRPAYTMTLAARLTETGATTLMTWGERLPDGRGYRIHFAPPQTGLTGDTVNRAQQINFEVEHLVRQCPEQYLWGYNRYKRPAGADAPPAEAGNP; encoded by the coding sequence ATGGTTTCTTTCTTCCGTTTTCTCGGCTGGCTGCCGTTGTGGCTGGTGCATGTGCTGGGTGGGGCCCTTGGGCGCCTGGCCTACTGGCTGTCGCCGACCTATCGTCGGCACTTGCGCGAAAACCTCGCCCAGGCCGGCATTGATCCGGCTGTGCGCCTGCCGGCGGCCGCCGAGTCCGGCAAGCAGATGCTGGAGCTGTCGCGCATCTGGATGCGGACGCTGGATCAGGCTTGCGAGCAGGTGGTCGAGGTGGTCGGCTGGGAGCACGTCGAGGCGGCCACGGCGAGCGGCAAAGGCATCGTGTTTCTGACGCCGCATCTCGGTTGTTTCGAAATTACCGCCCAGTATTTGTCGTCGCACTTCCCGATCACTGTGCTCTATCGTCCGCCTAAAAATGCCAGTTTCCAGTACCTGATCGAAACCGGCCGTCAGCGCGAACAACTGCACCTGGCGCCGGCCGACCTGTCCGGCGTTCGTTCGTTGATCAAGGCGCTGAAGCGCGGTCAGGCGATCGGGCTGCTGCCCGACCAGGCGCCGAAGACCGGCGAAGGTGTCTGGCTCGATTTCTTCGGTCGCCCGGCCTACACGATGACGCTGGCGGCCCGCCTGACCGAAACCGGGGCGACGACGCTGATGACCTGGGGGGAGCGGCTGCCGGATGGACGTGGCTATCGCATTCATTTTGCGCCGCCGCAGACCGGGCTCACTGGTGATACGGTCAACCGCGCGCAACAGATCAATTTCGAGGTCGAACATCTGGTTCGTCAGTGCCCGGAGCAATACCTCTGGGGTTATAACCGTTACAAGCGGCCGGCCGGTGCCGATGCGCCGCCGGCAGAAGCAGGGAATCCGTAA
- a CDS encoding LpxL/LpxP family acyltransferase, whose translation MKEILTYLFVGFLWLLHWLPLPVLRLLGRGLGKLLYAFGHERRNVALINLRLCFPEKTEVEREDIARRHFIALAQSVLDRTLGWWASPERLKRIIRVHGLEHLTDSYGTPTILLSAHFVGLDAGATRITMDVEGCNIYSQQKNKVFERVMQNGRKRFKEGIQLSRQDGMRKIIKAIKAGYPLYYFTDMDYGPKESIFVPFFGVPAATITGVSRLARLTGARVVTAITRQVADGYEVEISPPWTDFPCESVEADTLYVNRFVESQVLRMPEQYFWVHKRFKTRPPGEQRFYK comes from the coding sequence ATGAAGGAAATTCTGACCTATCTTTTCGTGGGTTTTTTGTGGCTGCTGCACTGGTTGCCCTTGCCTGTCCTGCGTCTGCTCGGCCGCGGGCTGGGCAAACTGCTCTATGCTTTCGGACATGAACGGCGCAATGTCGCACTGATCAACCTGCGCCTGTGTTTCCCGGAAAAGACGGAAGTCGAGCGCGAAGACATCGCCCGTCGCCATTTCATCGCTCTTGCCCAATCCGTGCTTGATCGCACGCTGGGCTGGTGGGCATCGCCGGAGCGGCTGAAGCGCATCATCCGTGTGCATGGTCTGGAGCATCTCACCGATTCCTACGGCACCCCGACCATCCTGCTTTCCGCCCACTTCGTCGGGCTCGATGCGGGGGCTACGCGCATCACCATGGATGTCGAGGGCTGCAACATCTACTCGCAACAAAAGAACAAGGTGTTCGAGCGGGTCATGCAGAACGGCCGCAAGCGCTTCAAGGAAGGCATCCAGCTGTCGCGCCAGGATGGCATGCGCAAGATCATCAAGGCGATCAAGGCGGGCTATCCGCTGTATTATTTCACCGACATGGACTACGGCCCCAAGGAATCGATTTTCGTGCCATTTTTCGGTGTTCCGGCAGCAACCATCACCGGCGTCTCGCGTCTGGCCCGCCTGACCGGCGCCCGCGTGGTAACTGCAATCACCCGCCAGGTCGCGGATGGTTACGAAGTCGAGATCAGTCCGCCGTGGACCGATTTCCCGTGCGAAAGCGTCGAGGCCGATACGCTGTACGTCAATCGCTTTGTCGAAAGCCAGGTACTGCGCATGCCGGAGCAGTATTTCTGGGTGCATAAACGCTTCAAGACCCGGCCGCCCGGAGAACAGAGGTTTTACAAATGA
- a CDS encoding GNAT family N-acetyltransferase: MNSLNIEIRPVTPPDVPAISSLAREIWQATYPGIITQDQIDFMLEQRYGHERLYDDLEDADKWLDQAFQDGRRVGFAFSEIYKGEFKLDKLYIHPDVQRKGVGGQLIEHVAQRARKKGYPCVVLAVNKRNEKAIGSYKKYGFVVRETIVDDIGRGFVMDDFIMEKKL; encoded by the coding sequence ATGAACAGCCTGAACATCGAAATTCGTCCCGTCACGCCACCCGACGTGCCGGCCATCTCGTCGTTGGCGCGTGAAATCTGGCAAGCCACCTACCCGGGCATCATCACCCAGGACCAGATCGACTTCATGCTTGAGCAGCGTTATGGCCATGAGCGCCTGTACGACGATCTCGAGGATGCCGACAAGTGGCTCGACCAGGCCTTTCAGGACGGCCGCCGGGTCGGCTTCGCCTTCAGCGAGATCTACAAGGGCGAGTTCAAGCTCGACAAGCTCTACATTCACCCGGACGTGCAGCGCAAGGGCGTCGGCGGTCAGCTCATTGAGCACGTCGCGCAGCGGGCCAGGAAAAAGGGTTACCCCTGCGTCGTTCTCGCGGTCAACAAGCGCAACGAGAAGGCGATCGGTTCATACAAGAAATACGGCTTCGTCGTGCGCGAGACGATCGTTGACGACATTGGCCGCGGCTTCGTGATGGACGATTTCATCATGGAGAAAAAACTTTAG
- the dapF gene encoding diaminopimelate epimerase yields MKLKFSKMHGLGNDFVVLDGVRQAVSLTPEQLRYLADRNFGVGCDQILLVEETSQAGVDFRYRIFNADGSEVEQCGNGARCFVRFVHEQGLTDKREIKVETKRGIITPRLEANGSVTVDMGEPRFLPAEIPFLHDEDVVIYNLDVADETLEISVVSMGNPHAVQVVDSVDTAPVGQHGPLIENHEQFPQRVNAGFMQVVDRHAIKLRVFERGSGETLACGTGACAAVVTGIRRGLLDSPVRVTTRGGDLNIAWGGPGRPVLMTGPAMTVFTGEIEL; encoded by the coding sequence GTGAAGCTCAAATTCTCGAAAATGCATGGTTTGGGCAACGATTTCGTTGTCCTTGACGGTGTCCGCCAGGCGGTTTCCCTGACGCCGGAACAACTACGCTACCTGGCCGACCGCAATTTCGGTGTCGGTTGCGACCAGATCCTGCTTGTCGAAGAGACTAGCCAGGCCGGTGTCGATTTCCGTTACCGCATCTTCAATGCTGACGGCAGCGAAGTCGAGCAATGCGGCAACGGCGCGCGCTGCTTCGTGCGTTTCGTGCATGAGCAGGGCTTGACCGACAAGCGCGAGATCAAGGTCGAGACCAAGCGCGGCATCATTACGCCGCGCCTCGAGGCGAACGGCAGCGTCACCGTGGACATGGGCGAGCCGCGCTTCCTGCCGGCCGAGATTCCCTTCCTGCACGACGAGGATGTGGTCATCTACAACCTTGATGTGGCCGACGAAACGCTGGAAATCAGCGTCGTCTCGATGGGCAATCCGCATGCCGTGCAGGTCGTCGATAGCGTCGACACGGCGCCGGTCGGTCAACATGGTCCGTTAATCGAAAATCACGAACAATTCCCGCAACGCGTCAATGCCGGCTTCATGCAGGTTGTTGACCGGCATGCGATCAAGCTGCGCGTGTTCGAGCGCGGTTCCGGCGAAACGCTGGCCTGCGGCACCGGCGCTTGCGCCGCCGTGGTCACCGGTATCCGCCGTGGCCTGCTCGACTCGCCGGTGCGTGTCACGACGCGTGGCGGCGACCTCAATATCGCCTGGGGCGGCCCCGGCCGTCCGGTCCTGATGACCGGCCCGGCGATGACTGTATTCACTGGAGAAATCGAATTATGA
- a CDS encoding DUF484 family protein — protein sequence MSALFPEEVADYLKNNPGFFEQYADLVAQIFVPHPHGGRAISLAERQMLTLREKNRQSESKLAELIAFGEENDAISEKVHRLAVGLVAAETFQAVIHLLNFHLRDDFSVPHVALRLWNKPADIDDLPEFAAVSEELQVFAETLGRPYCGSTAGFGTASWFGEHANHIRSQALIALRNGGGTIGMIALGSEEAQRFYADMGTLYLERLGEMVSAALARVTKSVL from the coding sequence ATGAGCGCGCTGTTCCCGGAAGAAGTTGCCGATTACCTGAAGAACAATCCCGGTTTCTTCGAGCAGTACGCCGATCTGGTGGCGCAGATTTTCGTGCCGCATCCGCATGGCGGGCGGGCGATTTCGCTGGCCGAACGGCAGATGCTGACGCTGCGCGAGAAGAATCGCCAGTCGGAAAGCAAGCTCGCCGAGCTGATCGCCTTCGGCGAGGAAAACGACGCGATCAGCGAAAAGGTGCATCGTCTTGCGGTCGGCCTGGTCGCCGCGGAAACCTTCCAGGCGGTCATCCATCTGCTCAACTTCCACCTGCGTGACGATTTCTCGGTACCGCATGTCGCGCTGCGTCTGTGGAACAAGCCGGCCGATATCGATGATCTGCCGGAATTCGCGGCAGTCAGCGAGGAGTTGCAGGTTTTTGCCGAAACGCTGGGGCGGCCGTATTGCGGCTCGACGGCCGGTTTCGGCACGGCCTCGTGGTTCGGCGAGCACGCCAACCACATCCGTTCGCAGGCGCTGATCGCGCTGCGCAACGGTGGCGGCACGATCGGCATGATCGCGCTGGGCAGCGAGGAGGCGCAGCGCTTCTACGCCGACATGGGCACGCTCTATCTCGAACGTCTGGGCGAGATGGTTTCTGCTGCGCTGGCCCGGGTGACCAAGAGCGTTCTGTGA
- the xerC gene encoding tyrosine recombinase XerC, translating to MSQAADAVAAWLAELAEQRRLSPHTISNYRRDLDKLLSAAGATPLAELHGQQIRRFIGQMHAQGLGGRSLARTLSAWRGFFAWLGRRGAVPANPCEGVRSPKSPKLLPKALSVDEVNRLLEPVADDDSLLAARDTAMFELFYSSGLRLAELAALDRDALDSILHEGEVRVLGKRSKARIVPVGRMAQRALAAWAEVRDQLAGADEVALFVGQRGRRISHRVIEDRLAKRAVQLGLPRHVHPHMLRHSFASHVLQSSGDLRAVQEMLGHASIASTQVYTHLDFQHLARTYDAAHPRAKRKP from the coding sequence GTGAGTCAGGCGGCTGACGCCGTTGCTGCCTGGCTGGCCGAACTGGCCGAGCAGCGCCGGCTGTCGCCGCACACGATCAGCAATTACCGGCGCGACCTCGACAAATTGCTGAGCGCGGCGGGCGCAACGCCGCTGGCCGAATTGCACGGCCAGCAGATTCGCCGCTTCATTGGCCAAATGCACGCGCAAGGCCTGGGCGGTCGCTCGCTGGCCCGTACCCTGTCGGCCTGGCGCGGCTTTTTCGCCTGGCTCGGCAGGCGTGGCGCAGTGCCTGCCAATCCGTGCGAGGGCGTGCGTTCCCCGAAATCACCCAAACTGTTGCCCAAGGCCTTGTCGGTCGATGAGGTCAATCGCCTGCTCGAACCCGTTGCCGACGACGATTCGCTGCTGGCGGCGCGCGATACGGCGATGTTCGAACTGTTCTACTCCTCCGGTCTGCGTCTCGCCGAGCTGGCCGCGCTCGACCGCGATGCGCTCGATTCCATCCTGCACGAAGGCGAGGTCAGGGTGCTCGGCAAGCGCAGCAAGGCGCGCATCGTGCCGGTCGGGCGCATGGCGCAGCGGGCGCTGGCGGCCTGGGCCGAGGTGCGCGACCAACTGGCCGGTGCCGACGAGGTGGCCTTGTTTGTCGGCCAGCGCGGCCGGCGGATCAGTCATCGCGTGATCGAGGACCGTCTCGCCAAGCGTGCCGTGCAGCTCGGTTTGCCGCGCCACGTGCATCCGCATATGCTGCGCCATTCCTTCGCCTCGCATGTGCTGCAGTCCTCCGGCGACCTGCGCGCGGTGCAGGAAATGCTCGGCCACGCCAGCATCGCGTCGACGCAGGTTTATACGCATCTCGACTTCCAGCATCTGGCGCGGACCTATGATGCGGCGCATCCGCGGGCCAAGCGCAAGCCCTGA
- a CDS encoding class I SAM-dependent rRNA methyltransferase, protein MAQLILMPGKERSAFKQHHPWVFAGSVGRLEGRARPGDTVEVLADNLRPLGRAAYSPKSQIRARFWTFDAEESIDDAFFKRRVAAAVERRRALPELRGQQGLRLIHAESDGLPGVIADQYGDTIVVQLTSAGADKWRNAIVAGLVKATGCARVYERSDSDVRGMEGLEPTTGWLYGEAPATPLSIDENGVRLAVDVVGGHKTGFYLDQRDNRALLGQLAAGKDVLNCFCYTAGFSLQALAGGAASVLSIDSSGPALAQGKANLALNPQLPAERAQWQEADVFQALRDFRKEGRQFDLIVLDPPKFAPSASHAERAAKAYKDINVFGFKLLKPGGLLMTYSCSGGIGLELFQKIVAGAAHDAGREARIVRRLAGAADHPVALNFPEGEYLKGLLVQVD, encoded by the coding sequence ATGGCTCAACTGATCCTGATGCCGGGCAAGGAACGTTCGGCGTTCAAGCAGCATCATCCCTGGGTGTTCGCCGGCTCGGTCGGTCGCCTCGAAGGGCGTGCCCGGCCGGGCGATACGGTCGAGGTGCTGGCCGACAACCTGCGCCCGCTCGGGCGCGCCGCCTACAGCCCGAAATCGCAGATTCGCGCCCGCTTCTGGACTTTCGATGCCGAAGAGTCGATCGACGACGCCTTCTTCAAGCGCCGTGTCGCGGCCGCCGTCGAACGCCGTCGCGCCCTGCCCGAGTTGCGCGGTCAGCAGGGCCTGCGCCTGATCCACGCCGAATCGGATGGCCTGCCCGGCGTCATCGCCGACCAGTACGGCGACACCATCGTCGTCCAGCTCACCTCGGCCGGTGCCGACAAGTGGCGCAACGCCATCGTTGCCGGCCTGGTCAAGGCGACCGGCTGCGCCCGCGTCTATGAGCGCTCCGATTCCGACGTGCGCGGCATGGAAGGCCTCGAGCCGACCACCGGCTGGCTGTATGGCGAAGCGCCGGCGACACCGCTGTCCATCGACGAGAATGGCGTACGCCTGGCGGTCGACGTCGTCGGCGGGCACAAAACCGGGTTCTATCTCGACCAGCGCGACAACCGTGCGCTGCTCGGCCAGCTCGCTGCCGGCAAGGACGTCCTGAACTGTTTCTGCTACACCGCCGGCTTCTCGCTGCAGGCGCTGGCTGGCGGTGCCGCCAGCGTGCTGTCGATCGACTCCTCCGGCCCGGCCCTGGCGCAGGGTAAGGCTAATCTGGCGCTCAATCCGCAATTGCCGGCCGAACGCGCCCAGTGGCAGGAGGCGGACGTCTTCCAGGCGCTGCGCGATTTCAGGAAGGAAGGCCGTCAGTTCGACCTGATCGTGCTCGATCCGCCCAAGTTCGCGCCCTCTGCTTCGCATGCCGAGCGCGCCGCCAAGGCCTACAAGGACATCAATGTCTTCGGTTTCAAGCTGTTGAAGCCGGGCGGCTTGCTGATGACCTATTCCTGTTCGGGCGGTATCGGGCTTGAACTGTTCCAGAAGATCGTTGCCGGCGCCGCTCACGACGCCGGACGCGAGGCGCGCATCGTGCGCCGTCTGGCCGGTGCGGCTGATCACCCGGTCGCGTTGAACTTTCCGGAAGGCGAATATCTCAAAGGTCTGCTCGTCCAGGTCGATTAA